The Desulfovibrio sp. genome includes a region encoding these proteins:
- a CDS encoding methyl-accepting chemotaxis protein, whose protein sequence is MKMGLLSKMLLSILIPAIAGLLLVAGVSYKISESNLREQIINDARALLRCQSIGLHAMLKVMEESLAMVAADNRVILYLDAVNDKMPEVMTRTLFNDADAALNTFVTLNSNFEFCGVAGRDGIAIAHHLAGEKHPSKSVGVSFTDRSYYQRAMQGQKTITGVISKTTGKVATIIGTPIMRDGKPEGLVWAGVDNENLARTTTSQIDFGTKGGIYAYDTKGMMMLNRDPKAFGRDDSKKPHVAEMLKNPEGLVRFTGEDGSNKSVFYRAMPEVGWVLCLEVDRDEIYTPMRIMLGNSMMLTFASALVVGLIIFFAARAIARLLRGISGIAESVAEGRLETTPAEKAMLFAAEKRRDEFSTLASGMEHMVGNIKNLLQESEQKARDAQQATEEARLATARAEEAAQRAENAKREGMLAAAGQLEEVVAIISTASSQLSGQIEQSDQIAAQSAQRLSEAATAMNQMNVTVQEVARNASSASAVSAETRTNAESGAHIVESALQSIGQVQKVSLALKDDMTKLNQHAQAITQIMNVISDIADQTNLLALNAAIEAARAGDAGRGFAVVADEVRKLAEKTMSSTNDVGNAISAIQQSASQSVAAMDKALAEVNTATEFANQSGAALRDIVSNVEATADQVSAIATASEEQSAASEEINQSIVQVNAMSGQTSQAMGQATKAVADLAQQARRLSELIEAMKRG, encoded by the coding sequence ATGAAAATGGGGCTGCTGAGCAAGATGCTCCTGTCCATTCTTATTCCGGCAATTGCAGGACTACTGCTGGTTGCTGGTGTGAGCTATAAAATTTCTGAAAGCAACTTGCGCGAACAGATCATCAACGATGCACGGGCGCTGTTGCGCTGCCAAAGCATCGGCCTGCACGCCATGCTGAAAGTGATGGAAGAGTCGCTCGCCATGGTTGCCGCCGATAATCGGGTTATTTTATATCTTGATGCCGTCAATGATAAAATGCCTGAAGTCATGACGCGCACACTGTTCAACGATGCGGATGCCGCACTCAATACCTTTGTGACGCTCAATTCCAACTTTGAATTTTGCGGTGTTGCCGGAAGGGACGGCATTGCCATTGCCCATCACCTGGCAGGCGAAAAACACCCCAGCAAATCCGTGGGGGTAAGTTTTACTGACCGCTCATACTACCAGCGTGCCATGCAAGGCCAGAAGACCATCACTGGCGTGATCAGCAAAACCACAGGTAAGGTTGCAACCATCATAGGCACGCCCATCATGCGTGATGGCAAGCCCGAAGGCCTCGTATGGGCAGGCGTTGATAACGAAAATCTTGCCCGTACCACCACAAGCCAGATAGATTTCGGCACCAAGGGCGGCATCTATGCCTATGACACCAAGGGCATGATGATGCTGAACCGCGACCCCAAGGCATTTGGGCGGGATGACAGCAAAAAACCCCATGTTGCGGAGATGCTGAAAAACCCTGAGGGCCTGGTGAGATTTACTGGTGAAGACGGCAGCAACAAGTCTGTCTTTTATCGGGCCATGCCGGAAGTCGGCTGGGTTCTTTGCCTGGAAGTGGACAGAGACGAAATCTACACACCCATGCGGATAATGCTGGGCAACTCCATGATGCTGACTTTTGCAAGCGCCCTTGTGGTCGGGCTGATCATCTTCTTTGCGGCGCGCGCCATCGCACGACTGCTTAGGGGAATTTCCGGCATTGCGGAATCCGTTGCCGAGGGTCGCCTTGAAACAACCCCCGCAGAAAAAGCCATGCTCTTTGCCGCAGAAAAACGCCGTGATGAATTCAGCACGCTGGCATCGGGTATGGAACACATGGTCGGCAACATCAAGAATCTGCTGCAAGAAAGCGAGCAAAAAGCCAGAGACGCCCAGCAGGCAACAGAAGAAGCCAGGCTTGCCACCGCACGCGCGGAAGAAGCCGCCCAAAGGGCAGAAAATGCCAAGCGGGAAGGCATGCTCGCTGCTGCGGGGCAACTGGAAGAAGTGGTCGCCATCATTTCCACTGCCTCAAGCCAGCTTTCCGGGCAGATTGAGCAGTCGGACCAAATAGCCGCGCAGTCGGCCCAGCGCCTCAGCGAGGCCGCAACTGCCATGAATCAGATGAACGTGACAGTACAGGAAGTGGCCCGCAACGCATCCTCGGCCTCGGCAGTGTCTGCCGAAACGCGCACCAATGCTGAAAGCGGCGCACATATTGTGGAAAGCGCCTTGCAGAGCATCGGTCAGGTGCAAAAGGTTTCGCTGGCGCTCAAGGACGACATGACCAAGCTGAACCAGCATGCCCAGGCCATTACCCAGATCATGAACGTGATCTCGGATATCGCCGACCAGACCAACCTGTTGGCGCTCAATGCCGCCATTGAGGCCGCACGCGCTGGCGACGCCGGGCGCGGGTTTGCGGTGGTGGCCGATGAAGTGCGCAAACTGGCGGAAAAAACCATGTCCTCCACCAACGACGTGGGCAATGCTATATCTGCCATCCAGCAGAGCGCTTCGCAGAGTGTGGCCGCAATGGACAAGGCCCTGGCGGAAGTAAATACGGCCACCGAATTTGCCAACCAGTCGGGCGCCGCCCTGCGGGATATCGTGAGCAATGTGGAAGCCACTGCCGATCAGGTAAGCGCAATTGCCACCGCAAGCGAGGAGCAATCCGCTGCCAGCGAAGAAATCAACCAGTCCATCGTGCAGGTCAACGCCATGTCCGGCCAGACTTCGCAGGCAATGGGGCAGGCCACAAAGGCCGTGGCCGACCTTGCCCAGCAGGCGCGCAGGCTGAGCGAACTTATTGAGGCTATGAAACGGGGCTAA
- the lysS gene encoding lysine--tRNA ligase, translated as MLESFAAREGLNEVVKNRVVKSCDLLDAGVPLFPNDFRKEHDVAWVLDKFGALEGESLDSQEDVFAIAGRIVSLRSFGKVAFFHIMDQSGRIQCYASREHMDEENYTVVKKLDVGDIVGVSGHLFRTKTGELTIACRKIKLITRSMRPLPEKYHGLTDMETRYRQRYVDLIVTPRAREIFFKRSLIVREFRRFMEDHGFMEVETPMMQPLAGGAAAKPFKTHHNALDLPLFLRIAPELYLKRLLVGGFEKVFELNRNFRNEGIDTRHNPEFTMCEFYWAYATFEDLMDFTEQLFAHLAMTACGTTVVPYQGEMIDLTPGKWIRLSFYDSLTQVGGHSPEFYNDYGKVKAYIRSRGEKAADSESLQKLHAKLFDLDVEGKLIQPHFIYHYPTEISPLSRRNDEHPELTDRFELFITGRELSNAFSELNDPVDQRLRFEDQVREREAGDDEAHSMDQDYLRALEYGMPPAAGQGVGIDRLVMLLTDCASIREVILFPLLRPEV; from the coding sequence ATGCTGGAAAGTTTCGCCGCGCGCGAAGGCCTCAACGAAGTTGTCAAAAACAGAGTTGTCAAATCGTGCGACCTTTTGGATGCGGGCGTACCGCTTTTCCCCAACGACTTCCGCAAGGAACACGACGTTGCCTGGGTGCTGGACAAATTCGGCGCTCTTGAAGGCGAATCCCTGGACAGTCAGGAAGACGTGTTTGCCATTGCGGGCCGCATAGTTTCCCTGCGCTCGTTCGGCAAGGTGGCATTCTTCCATATTATGGACCAGAGTGGCCGCATCCAGTGTTACGCCTCGCGCGAACACATGGATGAAGAGAACTACACAGTGGTCAAGAAGCTCGACGTGGGCGACATCGTGGGCGTTTCCGGCCACCTGTTCCGCACCAAGACGGGCGAACTTACCATTGCCTGCCGCAAGATCAAGCTCATCACGCGCTCCATGCGTCCCCTGCCGGAAAAGTATCACGGCCTCACCGACATGGAAACGCGCTACCGCCAGCGCTACGTTGACCTTATCGTCACGCCGCGCGCGCGCGAAATTTTCTTCAAGCGCAGCCTGATTGTGCGCGAGTTCCGCCGCTTTATGGAAGACCACGGCTTTATGGAAGTGGAAACTCCCATGATGCAGCCGCTGGCTGGCGGCGCTGCGGCCAAGCCTTTCAAAACGCACCACAATGCCCTTGATCTGCCCCTGTTTTTGCGCATTGCGCCAGAACTCTACCTCAAGCGGCTGCTGGTGGGCGGATTTGAAAAAGTCTTTGAGCTGAACCGCAACTTCCGCAACGAAGGCATAGACACGCGCCACAACCCGGAATTCACCATGTGCGAATTCTACTGGGCCTATGCCACGTTTGAAGACCTCATGGACTTTACGGAACAGCTTTTTGCCCATCTTGCCATGACTGCCTGCGGCACCACCGTGGTGCCCTATCAGGGCGAAATGATCGACCTCACGCCCGGCAAGTGGATACGCCTCAGCTTCTACGATTCGCTCACCCAGGTCGGCGGGCATTCGCCGGAATTCTACAACGATTACGGCAAGGTCAAGGCCTACATCCGTTCACGCGGTGAAAAGGCAGCCGACAGTGAAAGTCTGCAAAAGCTGCATGCCAAACTTTTTGATCTTGATGTGGAAGGGAAGCTCATCCAGCCCCACTTCATCTATCATTACCCCACGGAAATCTCGCCGCTTTCACGCCGCAATGACGAGCATCCGGAACTGACGGACCGCTTTGAGCTGTTCATCACCGGACGCGAGCTTTCCAACGCATTTTCCGAACTCAATGATCCTGTGGATCAGCGCCTGCGCTTTGAAGATCAGGTGCGTGAACGCGAAGCGGGAGATGACGAAGCCCATAGCATGGATCAGGACTACCTGCGCGCCCTGGAATACGGCATGCCCCCGGCTGCGGGCCAGGGCGTGGGCATTGACCGCCTCGTGATGCTGCTCACCGACTGCGCCTCAATCCGCGAAGTTATTCTCTTCCCCTTGCTGCGCCCGGAAGTGTAA
- a CDS encoding ACT domain-containing protein, giving the protein MQKFTASFLGRDCPGVVATVSRILEDSGCNIEEVTQTILSGEFAAIFVVAAPEENAETLRAKLSAGLESAKVDLSVLVRPAIKGQWGTDLHCEPFVVTADGPDKPGLIAAMSRVFAQHGVNIESLKAILGEGGNNHALFVFEVMVPDSVDMGRLRRELDCEGQKRDLRVSAQHRDIFEAVHRVNSF; this is encoded by the coding sequence ATGCAAAAATTTACAGCCTCCTTTCTGGGGCGCGACTGCCCCGGCGTGGTGGCCACTGTCAGCCGCATTCTCGAAGACAGCGGCTGCAACATCGAAGAAGTGACCCAGACCATCCTCTCCGGCGAGTTTGCTGCTATCTTTGTTGTTGCAGCGCCGGAAGAAAACGCGGAAACCCTGCGCGCCAAGCTGAGCGCCGGGCTGGAATCCGCCAAGGTTGATCTTTCCGTCCTCGTGCGGCCCGCCATCAAGGGGCAGTGGGGCACAGACCTGCACTGCGAACCCTTTGTGGTCACTGCAGACGGGCCGGACAAGCCAGGTCTTATCGCCGCCATGAGCCGCGTGTTTGCCCAGCACGGCGTGAACATTGAGAGCCTCAAGGCCATTCTGGGCGAAGGCGGCAACAACCATGCGCTTTTTGTGTTTGAGGTCATGGTGCCTGACAGTGTTGACATGGGCCGCCTGCGCCGCGAGCTTGACTGCGAAGGGCAAAAGCGCGACCTGCGCGTCAGCGCCCAGCACAGGGATATTTTTGAGGCTGTGCATCGGGTGAATTCTTTTTAG